The Halostagnicola kamekurae sequence GTCCGACCGTCACCACACGTCTTTTGTCCCGGCACTGCGATGCTCGCCCATGAGCGATTCAGACGAGACACTGCAGGTCTCCGACCCCGACTACCACAGCGAGAACCACACGGCCGCCCAGACGTGTGGCTGGACCGCGAACGCCCTGCGCGGGGAGGGCAAGTGCTACAAGAACATCTACTACGGAATCGAGTCCCACCGCTGTATCCAGATGACGCCCGTCGTGCGCTGTAACGAACGCTGCGTCTTTTGCTGGCGCGACCACGCGGGCCACGCCTACGAACTCGACGGCGTCGAGTGGGACGATCCCGAGGCGGTCGTCGACGCCTCGATCTCCCTCCAGAAGAAGCTCCTCTCGGGCTTCGGCGGGAACGAGAAGGTCCCCGACGAGGTGTTCGAGCAGGCGATGGAGCCGCGCCACGTCGCCATCTCCCTCGACGGCGAGCCGTCGTTGTACCCCTATCTCCCTGAGCTCATCGAGGCGTTCCACGACCGGGAGATTACCACGTTCCTCGTCTCGAACGGCACTCGCCCCGAGGTCATCCGCGAGTGCGATCCCACCCAGCTGTACATCAGCGTCGACGCGCCCGAACGCCACACCTTCGATCAGGTCGTTCAGGCGATGGAAGACGACGCCTGGGAGAAACTGCTCGAGACGATGGACGTCCTCGCCGGCAAAGACGAGACGCGGACGGTCCTGCGGACGACGCTGATCGACGGCGAGAACATGCACAGTCCGGACCTCTACGCGGCGTACTACCAGCGGGCCGATCCGGACTTCATCGAGCTCAAAGCCTACATGCACGTGGGACACTCTCGAGGCCGACTCGATCGAGACTCGATGCCCGACCACGAGGAGATCGTGGCGTTCGCCGAGGACGTCAAAGAGCACATGCCGGAGTTCACCGAGTGTAAGGGCGTCCCCGCCTCGAACGTCGCCCTGCTCTCGAAGACCAAAGACACCTGGGTGCCGAAGCTGAAGAAAGACAGCGAGTTCTGGGCGGACGACCCGCTAGCGAGCGACTGACTGGGCTCCTGCGATCCGTCGGGGAGAGGACGGCCGAACGTATCTCGCTCGAACTCTCATCGGTCCGAAGCGGGTACCAGTGGCCTTTTGTCCGTGGTCTCCCGATGTGAGGTACCGCGAATAAACGCTCGCAAACACCATCTCAGTTCTGGATTGCATTCCATATCCGGTATGCTTTTATGCGCACCGATCGAACTCCCGGCCATGTCATCGGCAACCGAATCCGCGGTCGGGCACGACGAACTCGCGGTTCTCAAACTTCTCGCGCTCGAGGGCGGACTCTTCGGCGACGTGAAGATCTCCTGTTCTGCGCTCGCCGATCGGCTCGACGCCTCGAACCAGACGGCCTCGCGTCGGCTCCAGCGACTCGAGAGCGCGGACCTGGTCGAGCGCGAAACCGTAAGCGACGGCCAGTGGGTCGTCGTCACCGATGAGGGCGAACGCATGCTCCGGGCCGAATACGAGGATTACCGTCGCATCTTCGAGACGGGCGCGGAGGTCGAACTCGAGGGGACGATCACCAGCGGAATGGGCGAGGGGCGCCACTACATCTCGCTGCCCGGCTACCAGCGACAGTTCGAGGAGCGACTGGGCTACGACCCGTTCCCCGGAACGCTCAACGTCGACCTCCGCGAGGACAGCGTTCGACGCCGCAGCGCGATGTCGTCGCTCGAGCCCGTTCCGATCGACGGCTGGGAGGACGACGACCGGACCTACGGCCCGGCGGTCTGCTATCCGGCGACCGTCGAGACGGCCGACGGCGAGACCTACGAAACCGCACACACGATCGCGCCCGAGCGAACGCACCACGACGACGACCAGCTCGAGGTCATCGCCCCCGACAAACTCCGGGAGGAACTCGACCTCGAGGACGACGATCACGTGACGGTCTCCGTGGGTGATCGGTGATGCGGACGGAGACCGGACCCGGAACGGAGCCGCAGTCGACGCTCTCCGAGAGCGAGTTCCGGCGGTCCCTCGAGTCGTTCCGCTCGGGCGAGCCGCTTCTCGTTCACGACGCCGCGGATCGCGAGGGCGAGACGGATCTCATCTATCACGCGGACGCCGTCACCCCCGACGCCGTCGCTCGCCTGCGCAACGACGCGGGCGGGCTCGTCTGCGTCGCGCTCTCACACGATGTCGCCGAGGCGTTCGACCTGCCGTTTTTCACCGACGAGGTCGACCACCCCGCGGCGGCCGACCACGAACTGGGCTACGACGAACGCTCCTCGTTTTCCTTTACCGTCAACCATCGGGACACGTACACGGGAATCACAGACAGCGACCGCTCGACGACGATCCGCGCCCTCGGGGAGGCCGCCGCCGAGCCGTCGGCGACCGACTTCGCGGCGGAATTTCGCGTCCCCGGACACGTCCACCTCCTCAGAGCCGCCCCGGACCTGCTCGCCCAGCGGGAGGGCCACACCGAACTGGGGCTGGCGCTCGCGGACGCCGCCGATCTCACTCCCGCGGTCGTCGTCTGCGAGATGCTCGACGACGAAACGGGCGAGGCGCTTACCCCCGCGGACGCCCGCGCATACGCCGATCGCTACGACTTCGCCTACCTCGAGGGACGCGACGTGCTCGAGCGTCTCGGCTGAGTTCCGCGTCGATACGCTCGAGTGAGTTTTGTGTCGACACGCCTCGAGTGAGTTCTGCGTCAGTATTCCTCGGCTGACCCGTCGCCGTCGATCGCAGCGAGTCCGATCGAAACCGCGAACGTTCATTACGGAGCGTTACGTCTGCCCGCGTATGGGATTCGACGAGATGGACGTCGACACGATCTGGATGGACGGCGAGTTTGTCGACTGGGACGACGCACAGATTCACGTGTTGACCCACGGACTTCACTACGGCAGCGGCGTGTTCGAGGGGGCACGCTGTTATGACACCGAGCAGGGGCCGGCGATCTTCCGCTGGGACGAGCACTTGGAACGACTGTATCAGTCGTGCAAGCCCTACGAGATGGAGATCGACCACTCTCGAGCGGAACTGACCGAGGCGACCGTCGAACTCATCCAGCGACAGGATCTCGCGTCGTGTTACATCCGCCCGATCGCGTTCTACGGCTACAACTCGCTGGGTGTCAGCCCCGGTGACTGCCCGACCAGAACCGCCATCGCCGTCTGGCCGTGGGGGGCCTACCTCGGCGAGGACGCCCTCGAGAACGGCATCGAGGTGATGGTCTCCTCGTGGCGAAAACACGCCTCGAGCCAGATTCCGACGAACGCGAAGACGACGGGGCTGTACGTCAACAGCATGCTCGCGGGCGAGGAGGCGCGCCGAAACGGCTACGCGGAAGCGATCGTCCTCAACAAAGAAGGCGACGTGGCGGAGGGGCCCGGCGAAAACCTGTTTATGGTCCGTGACGGCGAGATCTACACGCCGGGGCTGTCCGAATCGATCCTCGACGGCATCACGCGCGATACAGTCATCACGCTCGCCGAAGACCTCGGCTACACCGTCCACGACACCGTCTCGATCTCACGCGGCGAACTCAACACGGCCGACGAACTGTTCTTTACCGGCTCCGCCGCGGAAGTGACTCCAATCAGAAAAGTCGACAACGTCGTCATCGGCGACGGCTCTCGCGGTCCGGTGACCGAAGAGCTCCAGTCGAAGTTCTTCGAAGTCGTCGAACGCCGAACCGACGAGTACGACGAGTGGTTCGATTACGTCTAGGGAGCGCCCGTCGAAACGGGTCCCGAAATACGCCGTACGAAACCGTCGTTTCTCGAGAGCCGCCCGTTTCGAGTCTCCACGCGAATCAGTCGCTCTGATCCGGCGTCCCGTCGCCGTCGGTGGTCTCGGACCGGGCGTCACCGCTGGTGGAGTTTTGCTCTTCACTGTTTGCGGTCTGTTTGCTCATCGTCTCTTTGACTTCCGAGGTCTGTTTCTTGACGCTCTCTTTGACGTCTGTGGTCTGCTCGCTCACCGTCTCTTTGACCTCCGAGGTCTGTTCGCTCATCGATCGCTTCACCTCGGCGGTCTGCTCGTTGACCGACTCTTTCACCTCGGAGACGCGCTCGTCGACGACGTCGATTGGGACGCCCGCGTCTATCCGACGATCGTTCTCCGCGTCGCCGAAGCCGGCGCTCAGAACCCGCGTCAGTGCGTCCTCGACGTCCTCGTCGAGTTCGTCGACCCGCTCTGGTTCGACCTCGACGACGAATCCCGTCGTGATGTTCGGGGAGGTCGGCAAAAAGAGTACGACGCGTCCGTCATCGGTCTCCTTTCCCGTCTTGAACGCCGTCATTCGAAGCCCGTCCCACGTCTCGAGTTTGACCGGTTTCTGCAGCGACTCCTGTTCACCGAACGCCGTTTCGGCGGCCATCTTCGAGGCGTTGTAGACGACCCGCAACACCGGGACGCGGTTCGCGATGTCGTCGACGAGTCGCTCGAAGAGTCCTCCGACGGTGGTCCGCATCAGATAACCGATGGAGAACGTGAGAATCGTAAAGACGGTGAGCACGACCAGGACGCGAAGCAGTTGTGCGAGCTGCGCGCGGGTCTCTTGGGCCTCGGCACTGGTGCCACCGATCAGCCACTCGAGCGCCTCCGGCTCGAGGATCACACCGGGAACGAAGCCGGCGATAAGTCCGTAGACCCAGTAGATCGCATAGAGTGTAACGAGGATCGGCCCGAGAACGATCAGGCCGCTCGCAAAGTCCCGTTTCCACGAAGCCATGTAGTGATTCTCACACTAGGGGATTAAGAGCCCTTCCCTTTAGTGACCCGCCGGGTTCCGACCGACCGAGTTCGAATCGCGCACTCGAGAGAAATCACAACCGGTTAAGACACGCCGGTCCCTTCCGGTGGATATGACACTACTCGAGACGGTCGCGGTCGCGTTCTGGGTGATGTTGCCGGCGTACGTTCCCAACAACGCGGCCGTGTTGGCGGGCGGCGGACGGCCCATCGACGGCGGTCGGATGTGGGGCGACAAACGCGTTCTCGGGGACGGAAAATCCTGGCGCGGGACCGCTGTTGGCGTTCTCGCGGGGCTCGTACTCGCGGGGATTCTCACTGTCGCCGAACCGTCGGTCAGCGACGCGGTCGGATTCGACCTCCCGGAGTTCACTCCACTGGCCGCGCTCGGACTCGCCGGCGGCGCGATGCTCGGTGACATCCTCGCGTCGTTCGCGAAACGGCGGACGGGTCGCCAGCGCGGGGCCATGTTCCCCGGCGTCGACCAGCTCGATTTCGTCGTCGTGTCGCTGCCGCTGACGGCGTTGCTGGCGATGGAGTGGTTCTTCGAGTGGTTCACGTGGGACGTCGTCCTCGTTATCGTCGTCCTCACGCCGCTTTTGCACGTGGCGACCAACATGATCGCGTACAAACTCGGATTGAAGAACGAGCCTTGGTGATTTCGGCCGGCTCCCGTCTTATTTTCGCAGGCGAGTATCTTCGCCGCGGTATCGGTGCTACTCGAGCGTCGCGGGAATCTCGCTCACCGCCTCGGGAAGGTCGTCGGGGTCGGACCAGCGTATAACGTGATCACCGGCGGCCTCCTCGAGTGCGGCCAAGTGGGAGGCGGCCATGCCGTTGTCGTACTTTTCGCGGCGTTCCGACTCCGAGTCGTAGACGCGTTTGAGCAGCCAGAGGACGTCCCTGACGTGAGATTGCTGCCGGTAGAGAAAGCCCAGTTCCCAGACGTGCCCGCCGTCGTAGTCCTCGAGTACCCCGACGACGTGGGTCGCCATCCCGGCGAGGATGTCGAAGGCGGGGGCCCACAGCTCCAGTTCCTCGCTGGTGAATCCGAAGTCCTCGAGCCGAAAGGCGGTCGCCGACCGGCGCTCCTCGAGTACGTCACAGACTCGCTGTCGCCGCGCACCCGGCCCCTCGTCGCCGCCGCGGCCGATCACC is a genomic window containing:
- the ribB gene encoding 3,4-dihydroxy-2-butanone-4-phosphate synthase: MRTETGPGTEPQSTLSESEFRRSLESFRSGEPLLVHDAADREGETDLIYHADAVTPDAVARLRNDAGGLVCVALSHDVAEAFDLPFFTDEVDHPAAADHELGYDERSSFSFTVNHRDTYTGITDSDRSTTIRALGEAAAEPSATDFAAEFRVPGHVHLLRAAPDLLAQREGHTELGLALADAADLTPAVVVCEMLDDETGEALTPADARAYADRYDFAYLEGRDVLERLG
- a CDS encoding DUF120 domain-containing protein; its protein translation is MSSATESAVGHDELAVLKLLALEGGLFGDVKISCSALADRLDASNQTASRRLQRLESADLVERETVSDGQWVVVTDEGERMLRAEYEDYRRIFETGAEVELEGTITSGMGEGRHYISLPGYQRQFEERLGYDPFPGTLNVDLREDSVRRRSAMSSLEPVPIDGWEDDDRTYGPAVCYPATVETADGETYETAHTIAPERTHHDDDQLEVIAPDKLREELDLEDDDHVTVSVGDR
- a CDS encoding aminopeptidase yields the protein MSNPDESISSAPDDGYLEGVDPDAVREADGTSLSLTPTQHERLKNRLHGEQFDSLRRADGRYLVIGRGGDEGPGARRQRVCDVLEERRSATAFRLEDFGFTSEELELWAPAFDILAGMATHVVGVLEDYDGGHVWELGFLYRQQSHVRDVLWLLKRVYDSESERREKYDNGMAASHLAALEEAAGDHVIRWSDPDDLPEAVSEIPATLE
- a CDS encoding branched-chain amino acid transaminase; translated protein: MGFDEMDVDTIWMDGEFVDWDDAQIHVLTHGLHYGSGVFEGARCYDTEQGPAIFRWDEHLERLYQSCKPYEMEIDHSRAELTEATVELIQRQDLASCYIRPIAFYGYNSLGVSPGDCPTRTAIAVWPWGAYLGEDALENGIEVMVSSWRKHASSQIPTNAKTTGLYVNSMLAGEEARRNGYAEAIVLNKEGDVAEGPGENLFMVRDGEIYTPGLSESILDGITRDTVITLAEDLGYTVHDTVSISRGELNTADELFFTGSAAEVTPIRKVDNVVIGDGSRGPVTEELQSKFFEVVERRTDEYDEWFDYV
- the twy1 gene encoding 4-demethylwyosine synthase TYW1; this translates as MSDSDETLQVSDPDYHSENHTAAQTCGWTANALRGEGKCYKNIYYGIESHRCIQMTPVVRCNERCVFCWRDHAGHAYELDGVEWDDPEAVVDASISLQKKLLSGFGGNEKVPDEVFEQAMEPRHVAISLDGEPSLYPYLPELIEAFHDREITTFLVSNGTRPEVIRECDPTQLYISVDAPERHTFDQVVQAMEDDAWEKLLETMDVLAGKDETRTVLRTTLIDGENMHSPDLYAAYYQRADPDFIELKAYMHVGHSRGRLDRDSMPDHEEIVAFAEDVKEHMPEFTECKGVPASNVALLSKTKDTWVPKLKKDSEFWADDPLASD
- a CDS encoding CDP-2,3-bis-(O-geranylgeranyl)-sn-glycerol synthase, giving the protein MTLLETVAVAFWVMLPAYVPNNAAVLAGGGRPIDGGRMWGDKRVLGDGKSWRGTAVGVLAGLVLAGILTVAEPSVSDAVGFDLPEFTPLAALGLAGGAMLGDILASFAKRRTGRQRGAMFPGVDQLDFVVVSLPLTALLAMEWFFEWFTWDVVLVIVVLTPLLHVATNMIAYKLGLKNEPW